The Rudaeicoccus suwonensis DNA window GCCTTCGGCGCAAACCGGGGGCTCAGCCGAGCGCTACCCGACCGGCGGCGGGTGCAGGACGAACTGCCCCAGTGTCCGCAGTGCCTGCTGTGCCTCCGGCAGCCACGAGGCCGCCGCCTGGAAGACATGCACCTGCCCCTTCCAGATGTCCAGCGTCACAGGCACGTCGGCCTCGGCCAGCCGGTCGGCCATCTCCTCGATCTCCGGGCGCAGGATCTCGTGCGAGCCCACCTGCAGCAACACTGGCGGCAGCCCGTGCAGATCGCAGTCGATGGGGGAGAGTCGCGCGCCATACCTCTCGTGAGCCCGGTCGACCGCCGCGACGAAGGTGTTGAGGGTGCGGCACGCGCGGACGGTGAAGACGTCGCATCGCTCGTGATACGGGCTGGCCTGCTTGCGTTCGATGCCGAGGTCGAGCAGCGGGGACATCGACGCGATCGCGGCCGGCATCGGCAGGCCCTCATCGCGTAGTGCGAGCACCAGCAGGAAGGTGAGCAGTCCACCGGCGGAGTCGCCGACGATGCTGATCTGCTCACCGCTGTAGCCGCGATCCAGCAGCCAGCGGTAGCCCGCCATACAGTCCGAAACCATGTCGTCGAGGGTGACCACGGGCAGCATCCGGAAACCCACGTTGAGTGCCGGGGCGCGGCACACCCGCGACGTGGCCGCGACCAGTCGGCGGTGCGAGGCCAGGCTGCAGCTGATCAGTGCGCCGCCGTGCAGATAGAGCACCGCGGCGTCCGGCCGGCACCGCGGTGCGCGGATCCACTCGCCGTCGCAGGGACCGAGCTGCACGCGATCGACCGCGGTTCCTTCGGGCAGGCGCAGCCGGTCCGCGCCGGTGTCCATCACCCGCGAGAGGCGCACCAGGCTGGGCGCGTAGCTCCACAGCGTCACCACCGGTTTGGCGGTGGCGCGCAGCGATCCGGCGAGGACAGCGGACCTGCGCGACGTGCGGGGATGCCGCACGCGCACCGCGGGCACCGGCATACCGCCGCTGTCCGATGGAAGTGCTGCCACGTGGTGTCCTTCCGGTCCCGAGGTGCTGCGCTGCCATGGTGTGCACGCCGACGAGGCCGCGCCGGGCCACATGTGGTTGCGGTCACATGTGCACCGGGAGTCTAGCTACTCTGGGGTAGCCATGCACCGGACAGTTGCGTGGCGCCGCAGGTCTGGGAAGGGTGTTCGCTATGCCGTCGATGGGTCCTGTTGATTCCGGTTTTCTGCTGATCGAGTCGCGCGAGCATCCGATGCATGTGGGTGGGCTGCAACTGTTCTCGCCACCGGAGGGCGCCGGACCCGGCTATGCCCGCGAGGTGCTCACCGACCGGCTGATGAACACCGAGGTCAGCACCCGCTTCCGGATGCGTCCGGCCGAGCCGGTCGGCACCCTGGGCAATTTCCGCTGGCATGTCGACCCCGTCGTCGACATGGATCACCACGTCCGCCGGTCGGCCGTCCCCAGCCCGGGCCGACTGCGCGAGCTGTTCGAGCTCACGTCTCGCTGGCAAGGGTCGCTGTTGGACCGGCACCGGCCGTTGTGGGAGGCCCACGTCGTCGAAGGCTTGGCCGACGGCCGCGTCGCGGTCTTCACCAAGGTGCACCACGCTCTGGTCGACGGGGTGTCGGCGCTGCAACTGATGCAGCGCTCCTGCAGCCCGGATCCCGATGCCCGCGACTGCGAGGCGCCGTGGGCGCTGCGATCGCCCACCGGCCACGAACGCAGCGTCAGCAACAATCCGTTCCCCGGCGTGCCCTTGCTGAGTTCGGTATGGCGCAGCGGCGTCGACGCGGTCGGCGAACTCGTGTCGATCGGCCCCAATGCGCTCAAGATCGCCACCCGCTCGCTGCGCGACACCGGCCTCGTGACGCCGTTCGACGCGCCTCGCACGATCTTGAACGAAAAGGTCGGCGGAGCAAGGCGATTCGTCGCACAGTCGTTCGGCATGGACAGATTCCGTGTGGTCTGCAAGACCCACGACGTCTCGCTCAACGACGTCGTGCTGGCCGTGTGCGGCGGCGGACTGCGAGCCTATCTGCAGGAGTTGGACGCTCTGCCTGAGCGCTCCTTGACGGCGATGTGCCCGGTCAACCTGCGGGACGAGAGCAGCGAGGTCGGCGGCAATGAGATCGGCGCAATCATCGCCGGCCTCGGCACCGACTTGGCGGATCCGGTGGATCGCCTCGAGGCGGTGCACGAGTCCACCGTCGCGGCAAAGCAGACGATGCGTGAGTTGAGCCCGCTGCAGATCCTGCTCATGTCCGGCTTCAACATCGCCGGGCTCGGCCTGTCGATGCTGCCGACCTACGACCTGGTCGGGCGGCCGCCGTTCAACGTCATCATCTCCAACGTGCCCGGCCCGCGGCAGCAGATGTACTTCAACGGCGCCCACCTCGACGGGCTCTTCCCGGCATCCATCCCGCTCGACGGGCTGGCCATGAACATCACCCTCGTCACGTATGACGACCAGGTCGACTTCGGCATCACCGCCTGCCGCAGCAGTGCGCCATCGGTGCAGCGGATGATCCACCACATGGAAGACGCCCTCGCAGCGCTCGAAGCCACCTGCTGAATCACCCGCTGCGCCAACGGTTTTCGGCGGCATTCGTCGCGCGGTCGGTAAACCCGGGTGACGGTGCGCACCGCCATACGTCATCGTTGACCCTCGTGGGTCATATCGATGTCAACGGCGTGCACTACTTCCTGCCCGACGGGCGGCCGCTGCTCGGGGGAGTGAGCCTGCGTGTCGGAGAAGGCGCGAAGGTCGCGCTCGTCGGCCCCAACGGCACGGGCAAGACGACCCTGCTGCGGATCATCGACGGCGACATCGACGCGCACGAGGGTGCGATCACGCGCAGTGGCGGCCTCGCGGTGATGCCGCAGTTCATCGGACGTGCGCGGCCCGAGGGCGAGGAGTTCTCCGTCCGCGACCTGCTGCTGACCGTCGCACCGGAGCCGATCCGCACTGCTGCCACGGCAGTTGACGAATCCGAACTGGCGATCATGCAACGCGACGACGAGCCGGCGCAGTTCGCCTATGCGCAGGCGCTCGCCGACTGGGCGGAGGTCGGTGGCTACGACTGGGAGACCCTCGCCGACGTGTGCACCGTCGCGGCGATCTCGGTGCCGTACGAGCGCGCGCAATTCCGCGACGTGTCGACGCTCAGCGGCGGCGAGCAGAAGCGCATCGTGCTCGAAGCCCTGCTGCGTGGCCCGGAGGAGGTGCTGTTGCTGGACGAGCCGGACAACTCTCTGGACGTGCCGACCAAGCGGTGGCTGGAGCAGCGATTGGTCGAGTCGCCCAAGACGGTGCTGTTCATCAGCCACGACCGCGAACTGTTGCAGCAGGTCGCCACGAGCATCGCGACCCTGGAGCCGACGGCTGCCGGAGCCTACGCATGGATCCACGTCGGCCGCTTCGACACCTATCACCAGGCGCGGGTCGACCGGAACAACAAGCTCGAGGAGTTGCGCCGTCGTTGGGACGAGGAGCACGCCAAGCTCAAGCAACTCGTGCAGTCGCTGAAGGTGAAGGCGACGTTCAACGACGGCATGTCGTCCCGCTACCGCGCCGCGCAGACCCGACTGGCCAAGTTCGAGGATGCCGGCCCGCCGCAGGTGACGGCCTTCGAGCAGAAGGTCACCATGCGTCTCGGCGGAGGTCGCACGGCCAAGCGCGCGGTCGTCTGCGAGCACCTTGAGTTGACCGGGCTGATGCAGCCGTTCGACCTGGAGATCTGGTACGGCGAACGCGTCGCGGTGCTGGGCTCGAACGGCTCGGGCAAGTCGCACTTCCTGCGGTTGCTGGCCGCGGGCGGCTCCGACCCTGACGTGGAGCACCAGCCGGTGGGTGATTACCGCCCCAAGCCGGTCGATTGCACCGGTGTGGCCCGGTTGGGGTCGCGCGTGCGACCCGGGTGGTTCGCACAGTCGGCTGCGTCGGCAGCCGGCACCTCGATGGCCGACCGCACCTTGCTGGAGATTCTGCACCGCGGTGACGACCACCGTGACGGAATGCCTCGCGAGCAGGCGGCCCGGGCACTGGATCGCTATGAGCTCGCCCGGTCCGCCGAACAGCGTTTCGGATCGTTGTCCGGTGGGCAGCAGGCGCGCTTCCAGATCCTGCTGTTGGAGCTGTCCGGCGCGACCTTGCTGTTGCTCGACGAACCCACCGACAACCTCGACCTGCACTCGGCCGAGGCTTTGGAGGACGGCCTGGCAGCCTTCGACGGCACTGTCGTGGCTGTGACCCACGACCGTTGGTTTGCAAGGGGATTCGACCGATTCCTCGTCTTCGGTGCAGACAGTCGGGTGCGAGAGAGCAACGATCCGGTGTGGGAGGAAGGCCGCGTCGAGCGTACGCGCTGACCAGCCGACGGCACGGATTCCGTACCGCTGACGTCAGCTGCCCGGTGGCGGGTCGATCGGCAGCAACGCGGTGTATGCCGCAACTCGTCGCGCACCCGGGGTCCCGGCCCCGGCGCGGCGATATCTGTCCAGCACCTCGGCCAGTTCTGCCGACAGCGCGGTGAGCTGCTCGGTGGTGACCAGCACCGCGTGGTCGTCCAGGCCGCAATGCTCCTGCCAGGTGGCCGGCCACGTCGGCGCAGCCGAGACCCACGCGCCCGCGCGCTCAGCGAAGTGTTCGATGTAATCGCGCTGCAGCCACTCGGCAGCCGCGGCTTCGTCCTCGTCGAGTGGTTCGGCCGGATCAGCGCGCCGCGGCGGATCGACGGCCCGCCATACTCGGCGGCGGCCTGTGCCGGTGCCCGTATCGGCGATGAGGCCCGCCTCCGCGAGCTTTCGCAGGTGGTAGGACGTGGCTCCCGTGTGGGTGTCGAGCGCGACCGCCAGTTGGGTGGCGGTCGCCTCCCCGTGCACCTTCAGCTGGGCGAGCAAGCGCGATCGCAGCGGGTGCGCAAGGGCCCGGAGCGGAGACTGAGTGGCCACCTGGGTGGCGCTGGCATCCTCGGAAGAGCGGGTCGGAGACTGCGGCATACGTGCACAATAGTTGTGCATAAAGATGCTGCACAAGGTGCCGAGTGCGTCGTCATACGTACGAAAAGCGTTGCTGTGCAAGAGGATCGGTTCGATTTGAGCCTACGCGGGCAGGCCCCGTAAACTTGTGGACTGTTGTGCTTCGCGCGCAACCACCTACTTCACGCAAGACGGGCGGCCTTCCGGTCGCCGGCATCATCCGAATCGAGAAGGCAGAAACGTGCGCACTTTCACGCCCAAGCCGGCGCAGCTCCAGCAGGAGCGCGTCTGGCACGTCATCGACGCGACCGACGTCGTCCTGGGTCGCCTGGCCTCCCAAGCCGCGATCCTGCTTCGCGGCAAGCACAAGGTGACCTTCGCACCGCACGTCGACGCTGGTGACTTCGTCATCATCATCAACGCCGACAAGGTCGCTCTGACCGGCGCCAAGCTGGAGCAGAAGAAGGCCTACCGTCACTCGGGCTTCCCGGGCGGCCTCAAGGCCACCAGCTACACCGAGCTGATGGCCAAGGACCCGGCCAAGGCCGTCGAGAAGGCCATTCGCGGCATGCTGCAGCACAACTCGCTGGGCCGTGCGCAGCTGAGCAAGCTCAAGGTCTACGCAGGCCCGCAGCACCCGCACGCCGCTCAGCAGCCCCAGCCGTTCGATCTCAACCAGGTCGCGCAGTAAGCGCCCCCACGACAGTCATTAGGAGATTCACGTGACCGACCAGACCACGGTCGACGTCCTGGAGGACGACGAGCCGCAGTTGACCGAATACACCAGCGAGTCCTCGGCGGCGCCGTCGGACGAGCCCACCCGTCGCCCGAGCGCCTCCGCGCCCGGCGCCGGCACCGGCCGCCGCAAGCAGGCCATTGCCCGCGTGCGCATCGTGCCCGGCACCGGTGAATGGAAGATCAACGGCAAGACCCTGTCGGAGTACTTCCCGAACAAGGTTCACCAGCAGATCGTCAACGAGCCCCTGAAGGTGCTCGAGCTCGACGGCGCCTACGACGTGCTCGTGCGCGTCCACGGTGGCGGCACCTCGGGCCAGGCCGGCGCCGTGCGCCTGGGTGTGGCCCGTTCGCTGAACGGTGTCGACCCGGAGCTCAACCGTCCGACGCTGAAGAAGGCCGGCTTCCTCACCCGCGACGCTCGCGTCCCCGAGCGCAAGAAGGCCGGTCTGAAGAAGGCCCGCAAGGCCCCGCAGTACAGCAAGCGCTGATCGCGCTCCGGGCGCTCTCGCCCGGACGCGCTCCGGCGGCGGCGTGTGCGCTGCCGACAAACGACCCCGCGTCCTTGGCTCATCCAAGGGCGCGGGGTCGCTTACGCTTCAGGAAGCCTGCGAGTCCTCGCGCAATGACGCAGCGATGACCGGTCCTTGGTGGCACGCGGGCGATGAGGAAAGGTTGAGGGTGATCCATGGGTCGCTTGTTCGGAACTGACGGCGTGCGTGGGCTCGCCAATCGAGATGTCACCGCAGAACTTGCTTTGAGCCTGTCCGCGGCAGCCGCTCGCGTGCTGGCCGAGACCGGTGAATTCGCCGGCCACCGGCCGAGGGCCGTCGTAGGCCGCGACCCGCGGGCCTCTGGCGAATTCCTTGCCGCCGCAACGGTCGCCGGGCTCGCCTCCGCAGGTGTCGACGTGTATGACGCAGGCGTCCTGCCGACTCCCGCGATCGCCTTCCTGACCGGCAGTTCCGGCGCCGACCTCGGCGTGATGCTGTCCGCCTCGCACAACGCCATGCCCGACAACGGCATCAAGTTCTTCTCCCGCGGTGGCCGCAAGTTGCCCGACGCCACCGAGGACGCCATCGAGGCCCATCTGGACCAGTCCTGGGATCGACCGACCGGCGCGTCAGTCGGCCGGGTGCACTCGTATGCCGACAGCGGCGAGCTCTACATCCAGCACCTGTTGTCCGCCGTCCCATGTCAGCTCGACGGCTTGCATGTCGTGCTCGACCCCGCTCATGGCGCGGCCGCCACGATCGCCCCGGAGGCCTTCCGTCGCGCTGGCGCGCAAGTCACGCTCATCGGCGCCGAGCCCGATGGCCTCAACATCAACGACGGCTATGGCTCGACCCACCTGGAGCGTCTGCAGGAGGCCGTCCCTGCTGCCGGCGCCGACCTCGGTCTCGCATTCGACGGCGACGCCGATCGCTGTCTGGCGGTCGATGCCGGCGGAGCGGTCATCAACGGTGACCAGATCATGGCGATCCTGGCGATCGACCTGCACGAGCGCGGCGCCCTGGCGGCCGACACACTCGTCGCGACCGTGATGAGCAACGAGGGCATGCTGCGCGCGATGCAACGCGAAGGCATCACCGTCCTGCGCACTGGCGTCGGTGACCGCTACGTGCTCGAAGAGATGGTGCGCGGCGGATATTCGCTCGGTGGCGAGCAGTCCGGCCACGTCATACTCCTCGAGCACGGCACGACCGGCGACGGTGTGTTGACCGGCCTGATGCTTGCCGCCCGAGTCGCCGCCACGGGTCGTTCGCTGGGCGATCTCGCGGGCTGTATGACGCTGCTGCCGCAGGTCCTGGTCAATGTGCCAGGTGTCGACAAGCATGCCGTCGATTCTCATCCGGTGGTGCAGGCTGCGGTGGCAGCCGCGCAGGCCGAACTCGCCGACACCGGTCGCGTGCTGTTGCGCAAGAGCGGCACCGAGCCGTTGGTGCGAGTCATGGTCGAGGCGGCCACGGCCGAGCATGCGCAGGAGGTCGCCGACGGTCTCGCGCTGATCGTGGCACGCGAGTGCGCGCTGCAGCAGCAGGGCGCGATCGTCTGACTCGATGAGCGCTGTTCACCTGATCCTGTGGCTGGATGAGGATTGATCGGCCCGGGCGGCGTCGGGCGACCGTTGGCTGAGACAGCTGGAATGTCCGGCCGCAGCCGGAGCGTTGTGCTGAAAGGTGTGGCGCTCGCTGGGAGCGTCGCCTCAGCGGAAAGGCCATTCATGCCTCTGGAAACTGTCACCAAGGAGCTCTACTCCACTTCGGCCACCTCCAAGGGCGGCCGCGAAGGAAACGTCAAGAGCGCCGATGGCGTGATCGACCTCGCGACCGGGAAACCCGGCAGCACCAGCAACCCGAAGGCGAACCCCGAGACGCTGTTCGCCGCCGGTTATGCCGCCTGCTTCTGCGGAGCGCTGAACGCGGTGGCGGGTCGCGCCGGCATCGACGCCTCCGAGTCGACGGTGACTGCGGAGGTGTCCTTCGGTGAGACCGAGTCGGGCTTCGGCATCGGCGTGAAGCTCACCGCCAAGGTGCCCGGTGTGGATCAGGCCAAGGCACAGGAACTCGTCGACCAGGCGCACCAGTTCTGCCCGTACTCCAAGGCGACGCGCGGCAACATCGAGGTCACGGTCACCGCGGTCTGACATTTCTGTATGTGTGAGAGCCCCTGCTGATGTTTCTGCAGGGGCTCTCACACATGCACGAGCGTAATTTTCTCTGCTGCTTCTCACGACGCTGAGAACTTCCCCGGTGATAGTGGCGCACCGGGATGAAGTGGGCGCGTGATCGCTATCGTCACAACGTGGCTGCCGACGACTGTGCACCGATGGCGTCGGACGGACGGCCTCTGCGGGTCATGGTCGTCGAAGACGAGCCCGGGATCGCAGAGGCGCTGGTGGCGGCATTCCGGTTCCGTGGGTGGCTTGCCGATCACGCGGGCACTGCTGCACACGCCGCAGAGGTTGTGGTCGAGTTGTACGTCAGTTACCTGCGCAAGAAGATCGACACCGATGGCGTCGAACCGTTGATCCACACCGTCCGCGGGGCGGGCTATGTGCTGCGGCCACCTGTCTGATGAGCCTTCGTCCAAAGACGCTCACCTCACGGTTGGTGCTGCTCCTCGCTGGCATGGTGTTGTTGGGCGGAGCGGTCACGGTGCATCTGCCCGGACTGGGGGACTACCGCGTCGCGATATCGCCGGCGCAGGGCCGTGATCGGCTGCTGACAGGTATTCCGCAGACACCGGTCAATCACATCATTCGCGACCTGATCCTGCTCGAAGCCGTGGTGCTGACCACTGCAGTCGCGGTCGTCGCCGGGTTCGGCGCTGCTGCGGCCCGGCGATCGATGCGGCCGCTTCAGGATCTGGCGACGGTTGCCCGGCAGGTCACCGAACTGCCGTTGGACACCGCGGAGAGTCGGATTCCGTTGCGCGCGAACGAAATGTCCGAACCCACCGAGGTCGCTCAGGTCGGACAGGCGATGAACGCGATGCTGGGACATATCGATCTGGCGTTGCAGCAACGCGACGAGAGCGAACGGCGACTGCGGGAGTTCGCGGCCGACGCCAGCCATGAGCTCCGCACACCTTTGGCGGTCGCCCGCAGCCACGCCGAGTTGCTGCGCGAGTACATGCTGCTCACCGATCTGCCCGAGCAGGTGCACCTTTCGCTGACCCGTATCGGCGAGGAGACAGGTCGTATGGCGGGCATCGTCGATGACCTCTTGCTGCTGGCGCGG harbors:
- a CDS encoding WS/DGAT/MGAT family O-acyltransferase — encoded protein: MGPVDSGFLLIESREHPMHVGGLQLFSPPEGAGPGYAREVLTDRLMNTEVSTRFRMRPAEPVGTLGNFRWHVDPVVDMDHHVRRSAVPSPGRLRELFELTSRWQGSLLDRHRPLWEAHVVEGLADGRVAVFTKVHHALVDGVSALQLMQRSCSPDPDARDCEAPWALRSPTGHERSVSNNPFPGVPLLSSVWRSGVDAVGELVSIGPNALKIATRSLRDTGLVTPFDAPRTILNEKVGGARRFVAQSFGMDRFRVVCKTHDVSLNDVVLAVCGGGLRAYLQELDALPERSLTAMCPVNLRDESSEVGGNEIGAIIAGLGTDLADPVDRLEAVHESTVAAKQTMRELSPLQILLMSGFNIAGLGLSMLPTYDLVGRPPFNVIISNVPGPRQQMYFNGAHLDGLFPASIPLDGLAMNITLVTYDDQVDFGITACRSSAPSVQRMIHHMEDALAALEATC
- a CDS encoding ABC-F family ATP-binding cassette domain-containing protein, producing the protein MGHIDVNGVHYFLPDGRPLLGGVSLRVGEGAKVALVGPNGTGKTTLLRIIDGDIDAHEGAITRSGGLAVMPQFIGRARPEGEEFSVRDLLLTVAPEPIRTAATAVDESELAIMQRDDEPAQFAYAQALADWAEVGGYDWETLADVCTVAAISVPYERAQFRDVSTLSGGEQKRIVLEALLRGPEEVLLLDEPDNSLDVPTKRWLEQRLVESPKTVLFISHDRELLQQVATSIATLEPTAAGAYAWIHVGRFDTYHQARVDRNNKLEELRRRWDEEHAKLKQLVQSLKVKATFNDGMSSRYRAAQTRLAKFEDAGPPQVTAFEQKVTMRLGGGRTAKRAVVCEHLELTGLMQPFDLEIWYGERVAVLGSNGSGKSHFLRLLAAGGSDPDVEHQPVGDYRPKPVDCTGVARLGSRVRPGWFAQSAASAAGTSMADRTLLEILHRGDDHRDGMPREQAARALDRYELARSAEQRFGSLSGGQQARFQILLLELSGATLLLLDEPTDNLDLHSAEALEDGLAAFDGTVVAVTHDRWFARGFDRFLVFGADSRVRESNDPVWEEGRVERTR
- the rpsI gene encoding 30S ribosomal protein S9, yielding MTDQTTVDVLEDDEPQLTEYTSESSAAPSDEPTRRPSASAPGAGTGRRKQAIARVRIVPGTGEWKINGKTLSEYFPNKVHQQIVNEPLKVLELDGAYDVLVRVHGGGTSGQAGAVRLGVARSLNGVDPELNRPTLKKAGFLTRDARVPERKKAGLKKARKAPQYSKR
- the rplM gene encoding 50S ribosomal protein L13; this translates as MRTFTPKPAQLQQERVWHVIDATDVVLGRLASQAAILLRGKHKVTFAPHVDAGDFVIIINADKVALTGAKLEQKKAYRHSGFPGGLKATSYTELMAKDPAKAVEKAIRGMLQHNSLGRAQLSKLKVYAGPQHPHAAQQPQPFDLNQVAQ
- a CDS encoding ArsR/SmtB family transcription factor, giving the protein MPQSPTRSSEDASATQVATQSPLRALAHPLRSRLLAQLKVHGEATATQLAVALDTHTGATSYHLRKLAEAGLIADTGTGTGRRRVWRAVDPPRRADPAEPLDEDEAAAAEWLQRDYIEHFAERAGAWVSAAPTWPATWQEHCGLDDHAVLVTTEQLTALSAELAEVLDRYRRAGAGTPGARRVAAYTALLPIDPPPGS
- the glmM gene encoding phosphoglucosamine mutase; its protein translation is MGRLFGTDGVRGLANRDVTAELALSLSAAAARVLAETGEFAGHRPRAVVGRDPRASGEFLAAATVAGLASAGVDVYDAGVLPTPAIAFLTGSSGADLGVMLSASHNAMPDNGIKFFSRGGRKLPDATEDAIEAHLDQSWDRPTGASVGRVHSYADSGELYIQHLLSAVPCQLDGLHVVLDPAHGAAATIAPEAFRRAGAQVTLIGAEPDGLNINDGYGSTHLERLQEAVPAAGADLGLAFDGDADRCLAVDAGGAVINGDQIMAILAIDLHERGALAADTLVATVMSNEGMLRAMQREGITVLRTGVGDRYVLEEMVRGGYSLGGEQSGHVILLEHGTTGDGVLTGLMLAARVAATGRSLGDLAGCMTLLPQVLVNVPGVDKHAVDSHPVVQAAVAAAQAELADTGRVLLRKSGTEPLVRVMVEAATAEHAQEVADGLALIVARECALQQQGAIV
- a CDS encoding sensor histidine kinase; the protein is MSLRPKTLTSRLVLLLAGMVLLGGAVTVHLPGLGDYRVAISPAQGRDRLLTGIPQTPVNHIIRDLILLEAVVLTTAVAVVAGFGAAAARRSMRPLQDLATVARQVTELPLDTAESRIPLRANEMSEPTEVAQVGQAMNAMLGHIDLALQQRDESERRLREFAADASHELRTPLAVARSHAELLREYMLLTDLPEQVHLSLTRIGEETGRMAGIVDDLLLLARLDDAGSAMQDEVDLTRVVVDAVDDARITSPGHRWSIDVPAEPVVIRADTEQVRRMVTNLVTNVRLHTPVGTTARCELLASASEIVITVHDTGPGFPPELIDHAHDRFARGRHRESSADSTGLGLAIVHAVAHAQGGSMAIVSTPGDTTVMVTLPLAHAT
- a CDS encoding alpha/beta hydrolase — translated: MAALPSDSGGMPVPAVRVRHPRTSRRSAVLAGSLRATAKPVVTLWSYAPSLVRLSRVMDTGADRLRLPEGTAVDRVQLGPCDGEWIRAPRCRPDAAVLYLHGGALISCSLASHRRLVAATSRVCRAPALNVGFRMLPVVTLDDMVSDCMAGYRWLLDRGYSGEQISIVGDSAGGLLTFLLVLALRDEGLPMPAAIASMSPLLDLGIERKQASPYHERCDVFTVRACRTLNTFVAAVDRAHERYGARLSPIDCDLHGLPPVLLQVGSHEILRPEIEEMADRLAEADVPVTLDIWKGQVHVFQAAASWLPEAQQALRTLGQFVLHPPPVG
- a CDS encoding organic hydroperoxide resistance protein, with translation MPLETVTKELYSTSATSKGGREGNVKSADGVIDLATGKPGSTSNPKANPETLFAAGYAACFCGALNAVAGRAGIDASESTVTAEVSFGETESGFGIGVKLTAKVPGVDQAKAQELVDQAHQFCPYSKATRGNIEVTVTAV